Proteins encoded by one window of Synechococcus sp. WH 7805:
- a CDS encoding aminotransferase class IV codes for MSAPVLGWINGHWREAKTLGLPLTDRGLQLADGLFETVLILNGNAQLLGAHLLRWQHGAALLGMAAPPSQSWLQPLIQEGIAKADLNRPGRAGTLRLNWSRGQAANRGIGLSPGQPDRNAHCFWLTLQRHHPCFTPAQAWISVEEQRNASSRLSRCKTFAYGQAIQARREAQTHGAELALLRNTSGELCCGDSANLLVRRQEEWLTPPLSSGCLPGVMRARALEVGLAVEAHLGPDLQTGDQALLINSLSCRPLQMLNEQALRPCSNPEQLWRGLLKA; via the coding sequence ATGAGCGCTCCGGTACTGGGATGGATCAACGGCCACTGGCGCGAAGCCAAGACCTTGGGTCTCCCCTTGACGGACAGGGGATTGCAGCTCGCAGACGGCCTGTTCGAAACCGTGCTCATCCTCAACGGGAACGCCCAGTTACTAGGCGCTCATCTGTTGCGCTGGCAGCACGGCGCAGCCCTTCTGGGCATGGCAGCGCCACCAAGCCAGTCCTGGCTGCAGCCGCTGATTCAAGAGGGCATCGCCAAGGCAGACCTCAACAGGCCTGGCCGGGCCGGCACCCTGCGGCTGAACTGGAGCCGAGGCCAGGCAGCCAACCGAGGCATTGGCCTGTCCCCTGGCCAACCCGATCGCAACGCACACTGCTTCTGGCTCACTCTGCAGCGCCATCACCCCTGCTTCACACCTGCCCAAGCCTGGATCAGCGTTGAAGAGCAACGCAACGCCTCCAGCCGGTTGAGCCGTTGCAAAACCTTTGCCTACGGCCAGGCGATTCAGGCCCGCCGCGAAGCCCAAACGCACGGGGCTGAACTGGCCCTGCTGCGCAACACCAGCGGAGAGCTCTGCTGCGGCGACAGCGCCAACCTGCTCGTGCGGCGGCAGGAGGAGTGGCTCACACCACCTCTGAGCAGCGGCTGCTTGCCCGGGGTGATGCGGGCCCGGGCTCTGGAGGTGGGTCTGGCCGTGGAAGCGCACCTTGGCCCCGACCTGCAAACCGGGGATCAAGCTCTGCTGATCAACAGCCTGAGCTGTCGGCCCCTGCAGATGCTGAATGAACAGGCACTGCGACCGTGCTCGAATCCAGAACAACTCTGGCGAGGACTCTTGAAGGCCTAA
- a CDS encoding branched-chain amino acid ABC transporter permease encodes MQLLFESLFNGVAIGSVLLVAALGLAIVFGLMGVINLAHGELIMLGAYTTYVVQLIFKLPVFQPIYDTYVLVAIPLAFITSGVVGILLERTVIRRLYGNPLETLLATWGVSLILQQFVRSVPLAQAAGAVLALVLGFSLPLLLPKALLQGSRARWMRAGSWGVSALVGVVFANGLASQVSRIARATSRNVDVTAPKWMRGGLEFADLTFPVPRLVIIMITVVAVVGVTWFLNRSVWGMRIRAVTQNREMSDCLGIPTDTVDVLTFGIGSGLAGVAGVAVSLLGSVGPNVGTSYIVGCFMVVVLGGVGNLLGTVLASFAIGLLTDLIGAGRLLSIWPGMPAPLEGVVKFFATTSMAQVMVFALIVVFLQFRPAGLFPQKGRMVEA; translated from the coding sequence GTGCAACTGCTTTTTGAGAGCCTGTTCAACGGTGTAGCCATCGGCTCGGTGCTGCTGGTAGCTGCCCTCGGATTGGCGATCGTGTTTGGTTTGATGGGTGTGATCAATCTCGCGCATGGCGAGCTGATCATGCTTGGGGCTTACACCACTTATGTGGTTCAGCTGATCTTCAAGCTGCCTGTGTTTCAGCCTATTTACGACACCTATGTGCTGGTGGCGATTCCGCTGGCCTTCATCACAAGTGGCGTGGTGGGCATTCTTTTGGAACGCACCGTGATTCGCCGCCTCTACGGCAATCCTCTCGAAACACTCTTGGCAACCTGGGGCGTCAGCTTGATCCTGCAGCAGTTCGTGCGCAGTGTTCCACTGGCTCAGGCAGCTGGTGCGGTGCTTGCTCTGGTGCTTGGTTTTTCGTTGCCCTTGCTGCTTCCCAAGGCCCTGCTGCAAGGTTCTCGAGCTCGTTGGATGCGCGCCGGCAGCTGGGGTGTTTCGGCTCTTGTTGGTGTGGTGTTTGCCAATGGATTGGCATCTCAGGTCAGCCGGATCGCGCGTGCCACCTCTCGCAATGTGGATGTGACGGCACCCAAATGGATGCGCGGCGGGCTTGAGTTCGCCGATCTGACCTTCCCTGTGCCTCGTCTGGTGATCATCATGATCACGGTGGTGGCTGTTGTTGGCGTCACTTGGTTCCTCAACCGCAGCGTCTGGGGCATGCGCATTCGTGCCGTGACCCAGAACCGAGAGATGAGTGATTGCCTTGGTATCCCCACCGACACTGTCGACGTGCTCACCTTCGGTATCGGTTCGGGGTTGGCTGGCGTTGCTGGTGTGGCGGTGTCGTTGCTGGGTTCAGTTGGCCCGAATGTGGGGACGTCTTACATCGTTGGCTGCTTCATGGTGGTGGTGCTCGGCGGTGTGGGCAATCTGCTGGGCACGGTGCTCGCCTCTTTCGCCATCGGCTTGCTGACCGACCTCATTGGTGCAGGGCGGTTGCTTTCGATCTGGCCTGGTATGCCCGCCCCCCTGGAGGGAGTGGTGAAATTCTTCGCCACCACAAGCATGGCCCAAGTGATGGTCTTCGCTCTGATTGTGGTGTTCCTGCAGTTCCGTCCAGCGGGTCTGTTCCCGCAGAAGGGACGCATGGTGGAGGCCTGA
- a CDS encoding APC family permease: MAATLKRDLGVTSLILTVVTGTIGSGWLFAPYFCARIAGPASLLAWVIGGAMAFLLALVFAELGALVNSSGALAQLPLLSHGRLSGFIGGWSAWISYVSLPTIEVLALLQYLSSVLPWLTRDVGSSQYLTGAGQLVAVALLVLFTWINLAGVSQLARWIDGLTLWKLVVPLLVSISLMLIAGHWDNLQIPAPGQQDTLVDAIGSGGILFSLLGFRTAMDLAGEVRNPQRNVPLAMGVGLGLCLLIYLVLQLGFLVSVPPEALQQGWSRLSLSAHGGPLVALATGLGLGWVATLLLIDAVASPGATGMAYLGISARVSWMMGECRLLPGALGRINSRGVPHWSLISSLVISTILLWMAPSWQKVVSFLTSTLIIALAMGPVSLLALRRQLPNAPRRFQIPCPWLLSGMAFVMATWATSWSGREALEGAVLVITVPSLIYALSNAWKGQPIELTSALWWTLYLGLLILDMELFSTGQPLELPMGWHLTVLAGLAMAVMPLAVNSALTEASPHAITTLTEPTGSTQST, from the coding sequence TTGGCAGCGACTCTTAAACGCGACCTGGGCGTCACATCCCTGATTCTCACGGTAGTGACCGGCACCATCGGCTCAGGCTGGCTGTTCGCTCCTTACTTCTGCGCCCGGATCGCAGGCCCCGCAAGCCTGCTGGCCTGGGTGATCGGCGGCGCCATGGCCTTTCTGCTGGCGCTGGTGTTCGCTGAACTTGGCGCACTGGTGAACAGCTCCGGGGCCCTGGCCCAGCTTCCCCTGCTCAGCCACGGTCGCTTATCCGGCTTCATCGGCGGATGGAGTGCCTGGATCTCTTACGTATCGCTACCCACGATCGAAGTGCTCGCCCTGCTCCAGTACCTCTCGAGTGTTCTCCCCTGGCTCACCCGCGATGTGGGTAGCTCCCAGTACCTCACTGGCGCCGGGCAGCTTGTGGCGGTGGCCCTGCTGGTGCTGTTTACCTGGATCAACCTTGCAGGCGTCAGCCAACTGGCGCGCTGGATTGATGGCCTCACCCTTTGGAAGCTGGTGGTTCCCCTGCTGGTATCCATCAGCCTGATGCTGATTGCAGGCCACTGGGACAACCTTCAAATCCCTGCACCAGGACAGCAAGACACGCTGGTGGATGCGATCGGCAGCGGTGGCATCCTGTTCAGCCTGCTGGGCTTCCGCACCGCCATGGACCTCGCCGGGGAAGTGCGCAATCCCCAGCGCAATGTCCCTCTGGCCATGGGGGTCGGACTTGGCCTGTGTCTGCTGATTTATCTCGTACTGCAGCTCGGCTTTCTCGTCAGCGTCCCGCCGGAGGCCTTGCAGCAGGGTTGGAGCCGTCTCAGCCTCAGTGCCCATGGGGGGCCGCTCGTGGCGCTGGCCACAGGTCTTGGCCTGGGCTGGGTGGCCACCCTGCTGCTCATCGATGCCGTGGCCTCCCCCGGTGCCACAGGCATGGCCTACCTGGGGATTTCCGCACGGGTGAGCTGGATGATGGGAGAGTGCCGACTGCTTCCAGGCGCTCTCGGGCGGATAAACAGTCGGGGGGTCCCCCACTGGTCGCTGATCAGCAGTCTGGTAATCAGCACGATCCTTCTATGGATGGCGCCGAGCTGGCAGAAAGTGGTCAGCTTTCTGACCTCCACTTTGATCATCGCCCTGGCCATGGGCCCGGTGAGCCTGCTGGCCCTGCGCCGCCAACTTCCCAATGCTCCCAGGCGCTTTCAGATTCCCTGTCCCTGGCTGCTCAGCGGCATGGCCTTCGTGATGGCCACCTGGGCGACGAGCTGGAGCGGGCGCGAGGCTTTGGAAGGAGCCGTGCTGGTGATTACGGTTCCCAGCCTGATCTACGCCCTCAGCAACGCCTGGAAAGGCCAACCGATTGAGCTGACAAGCGCATTGTGGTGGACGCTGTATCTCGGTCTGTTGATTCTCGACATGGAACTGTTCAGCACAGGCCAGCCCCTGGAATTGCCCATGGGCTGGCACCTCACCGTGCTGGCAGGGTTGGCCATGGCAGTGATGCCACTGGCGGTGAACAGTGCGCTCACGGAAGCCTCACCCCATGCCATCACCACGCTGACGGAACCGACCGGCAGCACTCAATCCACTTGA
- the urtA gene encoding urea ABC transporter substrate-binding protein has protein sequence MSQPLSKRILISLAAASLGLTVTACGGGDQASNVEYDDTVKVGILHSLTGTMAISETTLAETEKMAIAEINAAGGVEVDGKKYKIEYIVEDGASDWPTFAEKSKKLIDQDQVPVVFGGWTSASRKAMLPVYESKDAFLYYPIQYEGQECSNNIFYTGATPNQQSEPATKFMYEKSPAAGKPFFLVGSDYVFPRTSNTITKEQLKSLGGEVVGEDYLPLGNTEVAPIIAKIKKALPDGGVIINTLNGDQNVAFFKQIQDAGITPDNGYYVMSYSIAESEIKDIGTEFLEGHYGAWNYMMSIDTPASKTFAENYKKFTKDPGAVVADPQESAYNMVYLWKAAVEKAGTFDDDKVREALIGIEFDAPQGPVKVMPNHHLSQTVLIGEIGTDGQFKILESTDGPVAPQAWNQFEPSSKGFACDWTDASKGEKYKL, from the coding sequence ATGTCTCAACCGTTGTCAAAACGTATCCTGATCAGCCTGGCGGCGGCCTCTCTTGGCTTGACAGTCACGGCTTGTGGTGGTGGTGATCAGGCCTCCAATGTCGAGTACGACGACACCGTGAAGGTTGGAATTCTTCATTCCCTCACTGGCACGATGGCTATCTCCGAGACCACCTTGGCGGAGACCGAGAAAATGGCGATCGCTGAGATCAATGCCGCCGGTGGCGTTGAAGTGGACGGCAAGAAATACAAGATCGAGTACATCGTCGAAGACGGTGCGTCTGATTGGCCCACCTTTGCCGAGAAGTCCAAGAAGCTGATCGACCAGGACCAGGTGCCTGTCGTTTTCGGTGGCTGGACCTCCGCCAGCCGCAAGGCCATGCTTCCCGTCTACGAATCGAAGGACGCCTTCCTCTACTACCCAATTCAGTACGAGGGCCAGGAGTGTTCCAACAACATCTTCTACACCGGTGCCACTCCGAACCAGCAGTCGGAGCCTGCCACCAAGTTCATGTATGAGAAGTCGCCTGCTGCTGGCAAGCCCTTCTTCCTCGTGGGTTCGGACTATGTCTTCCCACGCACCTCCAACACCATCACCAAGGAACAGCTCAAGTCCCTGGGTGGCGAAGTGGTCGGTGAGGACTATCTGCCCCTCGGCAACACCGAGGTTGCTCCGATCATCGCCAAGATCAAGAAGGCCCTGCCCGATGGTGGTGTGATCATCAACACCCTGAATGGTGACCAGAACGTCGCCTTCTTCAAGCAGATTCAGGACGCCGGCATCACCCCCGATAACGGCTATTACGTGATGAGTTACTCCATCGCGGAAAGCGAGATTAAGGACATCGGAACTGAGTTCCTTGAGGGCCATTACGGTGCTTGGAACTACATGATGTCGATCGACACACCTGCTTCCAAGACTTTCGCGGAGAACTATAAAAAGTTCACCAAGGATCCTGGAGCTGTTGTCGCTGACCCTCAGGAGTCGGCTTACAACATGGTCTATCTATGGAAGGCTGCTGTTGAGAAGGCAGGCACTTTTGATGACGACAAGGTTCGTGAGGCCCTGATTGGAATCGAATTTGATGCCCCTCAGGGTCCTGTGAAAGTGATGCCTAACCATCACCTTTCTCAGACAGTTCTGATCGGAGAAATCGGTACCGATGGTCAGTTCAAGATTCTGGAATCCACTGATGGCCCTGTGGCTCCTCAGGCCTGGAACCAGTTCGAGCCCAGCTCCAAGGGTTTCGCTTGCGACTGGACCGACGCCTCCAAGGGCGAGAAGTACAAGCTCTGA
- the urtC gene encoding urea ABC transporter permease subunit UrtC: MIQAFQRRRWSLVLVWVLIVAVVVAAPAVLPVFRLNLLGRFLSLAIVALGIDLIWGFTGLLSLGQGIFFALGGYGAAMYLQLNSSASHPNGIPEFFSLYGVDRLPFFWEPFYNPLFTLIAIWLVPALLAALLGNMVFRNRIKGVYFSILTQAALLVFFNFFNGQQKLINGTNGLKTDVTKLFGQMVGSPEMQRWFFWITAVIVILAWLFVRWLVRGRFGDVLIAIRDDEPRLRFTGYNPTLFKTIVFAIAGGLAGIGGALFTVQSGIVSPQYMAVPFSIEMVIWVAVGGRGTLVGAILGAVSIMYAKSLVSEAMPQSWLFIQGGLFILVVTALPEGVIGWFRTDGPRNLLSRLGLGRRIATYPQLEIDGQEEVQP, translated from the coding sequence ATGATCCAAGCCTTTCAACGCCGTCGCTGGTCCCTCGTTCTCGTCTGGGTTCTGATCGTTGCCGTGGTGGTGGCAGCACCAGCGGTGCTTCCTGTGTTTCGGCTCAACCTGTTAGGTCGTTTCCTTTCCCTGGCGATCGTGGCCCTCGGCATTGATCTGATCTGGGGTTTTACCGGATTGCTCAGCCTCGGTCAGGGCATCTTCTTCGCTCTTGGTGGCTATGGGGCGGCGATGTATCTCCAGCTCAATAGCTCTGCCAGTCATCCCAACGGCATCCCGGAGTTCTTCAGCCTTTACGGCGTGGATCGACTGCCCTTTTTCTGGGAACCCTTCTACAACCCTCTGTTCACGCTGATTGCCATCTGGCTGGTGCCGGCGTTGCTGGCTGCGCTGCTCGGCAACATGGTCTTCCGCAACCGCATCAAGGGGGTCTACTTCTCGATCCTCACCCAGGCGGCTTTGCTGGTGTTTTTCAATTTTTTCAATGGCCAGCAGAAGCTGATCAACGGCACCAACGGTCTCAAAACCGATGTGACCAAGCTGTTCGGCCAGATGGTGGGTTCGCCCGAGATGCAGCGATGGTTCTTTTGGATCACTGCTGTGATCGTGATCTTGGCCTGGCTGTTTGTGCGCTGGTTGGTTCGTGGTCGCTTCGGCGATGTGTTGATCGCGATCCGTGATGACGAGCCGCGGCTTCGGTTCACTGGCTATAACCCCACCCTCTTCAAGACCATTGTGTTTGCGATCGCCGGTGGGCTTGCGGGTATCGGCGGTGCCCTCTTCACGGTGCAGTCGGGGATCGTTTCACCCCAGTACATGGCGGTTCCCTTTTCGATCGAAATGGTGATCTGGGTTGCAGTAGGTGGTCGCGGCACGCTGGTCGGTGCCATTCTCGGCGCCGTCTCGATCATGTATGCCAAGAGTCTGGTGAGCGAGGCGATGCCTCAGAGCTGGCTGTTTATCCAGGGTGGACTATTCATTTTGGTGGTCACGGCTCTACCGGAAGGCGTCATCGGTTGGTTCCGCACGGACGGCCCTCGCAACCTGCTGTCCCGCCTGGGTTTGGGTCGTCGAATTGCCACCTACCCCCAGTTGGAAATCGACGGTCAAGAGGAGGTGCAGCCATGA
- the urtE gene encoding urea ABC transporter ATP-binding subunit UrtE, protein MTELLEIHGLNTYYGESHILRDVDLTVKAGEMVCLIGRNGVGKTTLLKSLIGLLRPRRGEIVFNGDCLDRQAPYQRARAGLGYVPQGREIIPQLTVEDNLSLGMEALPGGLRGNRSIDPFVYDLFPVLKEFLPRKGGDLSGGQQQQLAIARALLGKPKLLLLDEPTEGIQPNIVQDIEVAVRRIIAETGTGVLLVEQHLHFVRQADRYYAMQRGGIVASGLTSELSQSVVDQFLSV, encoded by the coding sequence ATGACAGAACTTCTTGAAATCCATGGTCTGAACACCTATTACGGCGAAAGCCACATCCTTCGGGATGTTGACCTCACTGTGAAGGCTGGTGAGATGGTTTGCTTGATCGGTCGTAATGGTGTGGGCAAGACCACGCTGTTGAAGTCGTTAATCGGTCTCTTGCGGCCTCGTCGAGGTGAGATTGTCTTCAACGGTGATTGCCTCGACCGCCAAGCTCCTTACCAACGTGCCCGCGCTGGACTGGGGTACGTGCCACAAGGGCGAGAAATTATTCCTCAGCTGACGGTCGAGGACAATTTGTCGCTTGGGATGGAAGCGTTGCCCGGGGGGCTCAGGGGAAACCGGAGTATTGATCCATTTGTTTATGACCTTTTCCCTGTCCTGAAGGAATTTCTGCCAAGAAAAGGTGGAGACCTCAGTGGCGGCCAGCAGCAACAATTAGCCATCGCCCGAGCCCTGCTCGGTAAACCTAAGTTGTTGTTGCTCGATGAACCAACCGAAGGTATTCAGCCCAATATTGTGCAGGATATTGAAGTTGCGGTACGCCGAATCATCGCTGAAACAGGCACTGGTGTACTGCTGGTGGAGCAGCACCTGCATTTTGTTCGGCAAGCGGATCGCTATTACGCGATGCAGCGTGGAGGCATTGTGGCCAGTGGTCTAACCAGTGAATTAAGTCAGTCGGTGGTCGATCAATTTCTCAGTGTTTAA
- a CDS encoding HAD-IIB family hydrolase produces the protein MTTGLERQWWVVTDLDGTLMDHRYDWAPALDTIRLLQRRGIPVIPCTSKTAEEVRRFREQTGLRDPFIVENGGAIHGENADGSLWQQMLGPTWKELRPQLSQLSRDLGQPLQALDDLSDQEADRLLGLGGEALRQAQRRACSVPFVSPVDSESRRRLQQLAKARQLAIVQGNRLGHLLGADVSKGRALAVLKQRQGASEVAVLALGDSPNDLPLLHAGDCSIVVPGVEGPHPALQDGLHNGCFQLAPAPHALGWAAAVQRWLPGLLDDLDQVD, from the coding sequence ATGACGACGGGACTGGAGCGTCAGTGGTGGGTGGTTACCGACCTCGATGGCACGTTGATGGACCATCGCTACGACTGGGCGCCGGCTTTGGACACGATTCGTCTCCTTCAGCGTCGAGGAATTCCCGTCATCCCCTGCACAAGCAAAACCGCCGAAGAAGTCCGTCGTTTTCGTGAACAAACCGGTCTCAGGGATCCGTTCATCGTCGAGAACGGGGGAGCCATTCATGGTGAGAACGCCGATGGCAGCCTCTGGCAGCAGATGCTCGGTCCGACATGGAAGGAGCTGCGCCCGCAGCTCTCGCAGTTGTCACGGGATTTAGGACAACCGCTGCAGGCGCTTGATGATCTCAGTGATCAGGAGGCTGATCGCTTGCTGGGCCTTGGCGGGGAGGCATTGCGACAGGCCCAGCGTCGGGCCTGCAGCGTGCCGTTCGTGTCTCCAGTGGATTCCGAGTCCCGCAGGCGTCTGCAACAGCTGGCGAAGGCCCGTCAGCTTGCGATTGTGCAGGGAAATCGCTTGGGCCATCTGCTGGGTGCTGACGTCAGCAAAGGCCGGGCCCTGGCGGTGCTGAAGCAGCGCCAGGGTGCATCTGAAGTCGCTGTTCTGGCTTTGGGAGATTCGCCCAATGACCTTCCTTTGCTGCATGCCGGCGACTGCTCGATCGTGGTGCCAGGGGTGGAGGGACCACACCCCGCTCTGCAAGACGGGCTGCACAACGGCTGCTTCCAGTTGGCACCAGCTCCCCATGCGCTGGGGTGGGCTGCAGCCGTTCAGCGCTGGCTTCCAGGACTTCTCGATGACCTGGATCAAGTGGATTGA
- a CDS encoding alpha-amylase family glycosyl hydrolase gives MQLQSERTLRNLLSSLYSSHPSWDLEALSSQLLQILSSASGNGDIPTKGNPWTVDDVVLITYADTVVEADQPALVSLRTFINSQLSDFAGVIHVLPFLEASSDGGFAVASHDCLESRHGDWNDLADLAEGRKLMADLVLNHVSASHPWVRQFLRDQEPGRSCVLEASPDPCWDNVVRPRSSALFTKLQGPISMRQVWTTFGPDQVDVDWSHPEVLLGFTRLLARMVAHGVRWIRLDAVGFVWKEPNTSCIHQPQAHQLVEILRQLLTIACPDGVVVTETNVPEQENLSYLRTGREAHLAYNFPLPPLLLEAAVSGSADLLNLWLSRWPSLPESTSLLNFTACHDGVGLRPLEGLMPPSRLMDLLIACEQRGGLVSHRRLADGNEVPYEINISWWSAMADGGLDPSYWQRERFLLTQLMVLALPGVPALYLPALLATANDLGRFRRTGHRRDLNRPQFKKSSVERRLQDPDSDAAAVLVALKQAIAVRATQPALHPDGQLQVLTPDRVDRVVLHRSHAGHDLVAVHNVTSTRLTLDPFGLLDLEDTDPWVDCLSGRTLEPCRRHLLNPYEVLWLVRS, from the coding sequence ATGCAGCTTCAGAGCGAGCGAACGCTGCGAAATCTGCTGTCAAGCCTTTACTCAAGCCATCCTTCCTGGGATCTCGAGGCGTTGTCGTCGCAATTGCTGCAGATTCTTAGCTCCGCATCAGGAAATGGCGATATCCCCACCAAAGGCAATCCCTGGACTGTCGACGATGTGGTGCTGATTACCTACGCCGACACTGTCGTTGAGGCCGATCAGCCGGCTTTGGTGAGCCTTCGCACTTTTATCAACAGCCAGCTCTCCGATTTCGCAGGGGTCATCCACGTCTTGCCGTTCCTGGAAGCCTCGAGTGATGGTGGATTCGCCGTGGCTAGTCACGACTGTCTGGAGTCCCGCCATGGTGATTGGAATGACCTGGCTGATCTTGCTGAGGGGCGCAAGTTGATGGCTGATCTGGTGTTGAACCATGTCTCGGCATCCCATCCCTGGGTGCGTCAGTTCTTGCGTGATCAGGAGCCGGGTCGGTCCTGCGTTCTGGAGGCGTCTCCTGATCCTTGTTGGGACAACGTCGTCCGTCCCCGCAGTTCTGCCCTTTTTACCAAGCTTCAAGGCCCCATCAGCATGCGTCAGGTCTGGACCACCTTTGGACCTGACCAGGTGGATGTGGATTGGAGCCATCCCGAGGTTTTGCTTGGATTCACCCGTTTGCTTGCCCGCATGGTGGCCCATGGGGTGAGATGGATCCGTCTTGATGCGGTGGGGTTTGTCTGGAAGGAACCAAACACCAGTTGCATTCACCAACCTCAAGCCCACCAGCTTGTGGAAATCTTGCGTCAGTTGCTGACCATCGCTTGCCCCGACGGAGTGGTGGTCACGGAGACCAATGTTCCCGAACAGGAGAATCTGTCGTATCTGCGCACAGGGAGAGAGGCCCATCTGGCCTACAACTTTCCCCTGCCACCGCTGCTGCTTGAGGCGGCTGTCAGCGGCTCCGCTGATTTGCTCAATCTCTGGTTATCGCGCTGGCCATCGCTGCCAGAGTCGACGTCGTTGCTCAATTTCACCGCCTGTCATGACGGCGTTGGGTTGAGACCTCTCGAGGGATTGATGCCGCCCTCACGCCTTATGGACCTCTTGATCGCGTGTGAGCAGCGCGGAGGCTTGGTGAGCCATCGCCGGTTGGCTGATGGTAACGAGGTCCCCTATGAGATCAACATCAGTTGGTGGAGTGCCATGGCGGATGGGGGCCTCGACCCCAGCTACTGGCAGAGGGAACGCTTCCTGCTGACGCAATTGATGGTTCTGGCTCTGCCCGGGGTGCCTGCGTTGTATCTGCCGGCTCTGCTCGCCACTGCCAATGATCTTGGTCGCTTCAGGCGCACGGGTCACCGACGTGATCTCAACCGACCCCAGTTCAAAAAATCCTCGGTGGAACGGCGTCTGCAGGATCCTGACAGTGATGCGGCAGCCGTTTTGGTTGCGCTCAAGCAGGCGATTGCGGTGCGGGCGACGCAGCCGGCGCTGCATCCGGATGGCCAACTTCAGGTGCTGACCCCGGACCGGGTGGATCGCGTTGTGCTGCATCGATCCCATGCGGGTCATGACCTTGTGGCGGTTCATAACGTCACATCGACCCGTCTCACCTTGGATCCCTTTGGCTTGCTGGATTTGGAGGACACAGACCCATGGGTCGATTGCCTCAGTGGTCGCACCCTTGAACCTTGCAGACGACATCTGCTGAACCCTTATGAAGTGCTTTGGCTGGTGAGGTCATGA
- a CDS encoding DUF1830 domain-containing protein codes for MIECMYNNETDRMVILKCIGEGQFYREKVLMPKELFWFEAPLDSRLEIWRMSTQGQMLHIRADVSDYALNEKSADESPTTSLWAC; via the coding sequence ATGATCGAATGCATGTACAACAATGAAACCGACCGCATGGTCATATTGAAGTGCATTGGCGAAGGACAATTCTATCGAGAAAAGGTTTTAATGCCTAAAGAATTGTTCTGGTTCGAGGCACCACTCGACAGCAGACTTGAGATTTGGCGGATGTCGACACAAGGACAAATGCTTCACATTCGCGCCGATGTATCTGATTATGCATTAAATGAAAAATCAGCCGATGAGTCTCCTACCACGTCTCTCTGGGCATGCTGA
- the urtD gene encoding urea ABC transporter ATP-binding protein UrtD: MSAPLLELRKITVSFDGFLALRDLNLSLQPGELRAVIGPNGAGKTTFLDVISGKTAPTEGEVVFQGRSLLGTQEYRIARLGIGRKFQSPRVFEKLSVEENLALAVSQPKQPWSLLFGGLNATQRDQVHHLMGIVNLQNRAHWMAGALSHGQKQWLEIAMLVGQDPDLLLVDEPVAGLTDEETDLTADLLKSLAGDHTVLVIEHDMEFIRRLESQVTVLHEGHVLCEGTMDQVQVDSRVIEVYLGTTEQQK; this comes from the coding sequence ATGAGTGCCCCCCTTTTGGAGTTACGCAAGATCACTGTCAGCTTTGACGGCTTTTTAGCCCTACGCGATCTCAATCTCAGTCTCCAGCCTGGTGAACTGAGGGCGGTGATTGGTCCCAATGGGGCTGGCAAAACCACCTTTTTGGATGTGATCTCCGGAAAGACGGCCCCTACTGAAGGCGAGGTGGTGTTCCAGGGTCGCTCACTTCTTGGTACTCAGGAGTACCGCATCGCTCGGCTCGGCATCGGTCGCAAATTTCAGAGTCCGCGTGTGTTCGAGAAGCTGAGTGTGGAAGAGAACCTGGCGCTGGCTGTCAGTCAGCCCAAACAGCCATGGTCGCTGTTATTTGGTGGCTTGAATGCCACACAGCGCGATCAGGTGCATCATTTGATGGGCATCGTCAATTTGCAAAACCGGGCTCACTGGATGGCAGGAGCTCTCTCCCATGGTCAGAAACAGTGGCTGGAGATCGCGATGTTGGTTGGTCAGGATCCTGACCTTCTTCTCGTTGATGAGCCGGTGGCTGGTCTCACCGATGAGGAGACGGATCTCACCGCTGATCTACTCAAATCGTTGGCAGGAGATCACACCGTGCTGGTGATTGAGCACGACATGGAATTCATTCGCCGCTTGGAGAGCCAAGTAACGGTGTTGCATGAGGGTCATGTGCTCTGTGAGGGAACGATGGATCAGGTTCAGGTTGATTCGCGTGTGATTGAGGTGTATCTCGGAACAACGGAGCAGCAGAAATGA